In Arthrobacter sp. SLBN-112, a genomic segment contains:
- a CDS encoding dynamin family protein, translating to MTAAIMAGAARLIRDTLEAYRDDPEAAEVLQGYARRLAEPLRIAVAGMVKAGKSTLLNAIIGEEIAPTDTGECTRIVTWYRHGPTPRITLHPIDGAPRTLPLKRVDGRLVFVLDGMRAEEVERLDVEWPSPALQAMTLIDTPGIASLSRAVSARTLAFLTPEDSASEADAVIYLMRHMHASDLRFLESFRDTRAGRSGTVNAIAVLSRADEVGAGRIDSLISAGSIAERYSRDPNLRKLALAVVPVAGLLAQSARTLRQADFEALRMLAGLDRAARERALLSADRFRRSTDPEGLTEEARTALLERYGLFGIRLASVLIRNGFTEATPLAHELARRSGLDPLLDVLDRQFQARSEALKARTALAAVENLLASRPREGTERLAASLERLQANAHEFRELQLLAVLRTTGVDLPPELAAEAERLLGGSGAAAWVRLDLDAGSGPEALAAGARECLARWRAVAESPLTGRSAAEACRVVIRSCEGVVAECADRNRRPRSA from the coding sequence ATGACAGCGGCCATCATGGCCGGGGCGGCGAGGCTCATCCGGGACACCTTGGAGGCCTACCGCGACGACCCGGAAGCCGCAGAGGTGCTTCAGGGCTATGCCCGGCGCCTGGCCGAGCCACTTAGGATCGCCGTGGCCGGCATGGTCAAAGCAGGGAAATCCACCCTCCTGAACGCCATCATCGGCGAGGAAATCGCTCCTACGGACACCGGCGAATGCACCAGGATCGTCACGTGGTACCGGCACGGGCCCACGCCCCGCATCACGCTGCACCCCATCGACGGCGCGCCCCGCACCCTGCCGCTGAAACGCGTGGACGGGCGCCTGGTCTTCGTCCTGGACGGGATGCGGGCGGAGGAAGTGGAGAGGCTGGACGTCGAATGGCCCTCGCCCGCGCTGCAGGCCATGACGTTGATCGACACCCCCGGTATCGCTTCCCTGTCGAGGGCCGTGTCCGCCCGGACCCTGGCGTTCCTGACCCCGGAGGATTCGGCGTCGGAGGCCGACGCCGTCATCTACCTGATGCGCCACATGCACGCCTCCGACCTTCGCTTCCTCGAATCCTTTCGGGACACCCGGGCCGGGCGCTCCGGCACCGTCAACGCCATCGCGGTGCTGTCCCGGGCCGATGAAGTGGGGGCCGGCCGGATCGACTCGTTGATCTCCGCCGGCAGCATCGCCGAGAGGTACAGCCGCGATCCCAACCTGCGGAAACTGGCGTTGGCGGTAGTCCCGGTTGCAGGACTCCTGGCCCAAAGTGCCCGCACCCTGCGCCAGGCGGACTTCGAAGCCCTCCGCATGCTGGCAGGCCTTGACCGGGCAGCGCGCGAACGCGCCCTGCTCTCCGCGGACAGGTTCCGCCGGTCCACCGACCCCGAAGGACTGACGGAGGAGGCACGGACGGCACTCCTGGAGCGTTACGGGCTTTTTGGCATCCGGCTTGCCTCGGTCCTTATCCGGAACGGGTTCACGGAAGCCACGCCCCTTGCCCATGAGCTTGCCCGGCGCAGCGGATTGGACCCGCTGCTGGACGTGCTGGACCGCCAGTTCCAGGCGAGGTCCGAGGCTTTGAAGGCCAGGACCGCGCTGGCGGCGGTGGAGAACCTCCTGGCAAGCCGCCCCCGCGAGGGGACCGAGCGCCTGGCGGCATCCCTGGAACGGCTCCAGGCGAACGCCCACGAGTTCCGGGAACTCCAGTTGCTCGCGGTGTTGCGGACCACGGGGGTGGACCTGCCGCCCGAACTGGCTGCGGAAGCTGAACGGCTCCTCGGCGGCAGCGGCGCGGCAGCCTGGGTGCGGCTGGACCTGGACGCCGGTTCCGGGCCCGAGGCGCTTGCCGCAGGGGCCCGGGAGTGCCTTGCACGCTGGCGTGCGGTCGCCGAGAGCCCCCTGACCGGCCGGTCCGCCGCCGAGGCATGCCGGGTGGTGATCCGCAGCTGCGAGGGCGTAGTGGCTGAGTGCGCCGACCGGAACCGCCGGCCGCGGTCAGCCTAG
- a CDS encoding PLD nuclease N-terminal domain-containing protein has protein sequence MLFRVALAVAVLVIFVYGLVDVIRTEGRLTRGISKPAWIIVQIILPVLGAILWLLIGRPRGTAQPRPSYPHPTAPDDDPDFLRNLEARRRNQAEAERLKKLKDELDAKAKDGERKPRHGTDEHDADGLK, from the coding sequence ATGCTCTTCCGTGTGGCTTTGGCCGTCGCAGTCCTCGTCATCTTTGTGTATGGCCTGGTGGACGTGATCCGTACAGAAGGCCGCCTCACCAGGGGCATTTCGAAACCGGCGTGGATTATCGTCCAGATCATCCTGCCCGTCCTGGGCGCCATCCTGTGGCTGCTGATCGGCAGGCCGCGCGGCACCGCGCAGCCCCGGCCAAGCTATCCCCATCCCACCGCCCCGGACGACGACCCGGACTTCCTCCGCAACCTGGAGGCCCGCCGCCGCAACCAGGCCGAGGCTGAACGGCTCAAGAAGCTCAAGGATGAACTGGACGCCAAGGCCAAGGACGGCGAGCGGAAACCCCGGCACGGTACCGACGAACACGATGCCGACGGACTGAAATAG